One window of Trinickia caryophylli genomic DNA carries:
- a CDS encoding beta-galactosidase, with protein sequence MHLGVCYYPEHWPETMWEEDARRMKTLGIERVRIAEFAWSRIEPTPGQYDWAWLDRAVDTLHRAGLQIVMCTPTATPPKWLVDRHPDILPVGADGRARHFGSRRHYDFSSPSYYEAARAICTAVAAHYGNHPGVAFWQTDNEYGCHQTVVSYSNAAVARFREWLRARYGNVEALNRAWGTVFWSMEYRSFDEIDAPVATVTEAHPSHRLDYRRFASDEVARFNRMQVEIIRAHSPGRPIAHNFMQLFTEFDHYAVASDLDIAAWDSYPLGALEEQWFDAEVKGRWLRTGHPDFASFNHDVYRGMSKQPFWVMEQQPGPVNWAHWNPSPLPGMVRLWSWEAFAHGAGCVSYFRWRQAPFAQEQMHAGLNTPDNRLDMGGGEAARVADEIRALDQAHAEARASVRARVALVYDYPAKWLFEIHPQGADFHYPRFAFEYYSALRALGLDVDVVPADAPLDGYRMIVVPPLPIVPDDFAARLARSGAQVVVGPRTGSKTADLQIPANLPPGPLAQCMPMRVWRVESVRPSVRMPVHSSETSQAGATPAGYGRHWRDLVELRDEAAHEVVARFDDGHPAYVRFGAMHYLTSLFDEALTREWFAAIAARAQLETMRLPDGVRVSRRGGLTYVFNYEDEAYRIDAAEAGADAFVIGGPSVEPRGVAAYRNT encoded by the coding sequence ATGCACCTGGGAGTCTGCTACTACCCGGAACACTGGCCGGAAACGATGTGGGAAGAAGACGCGCGGCGCATGAAGACGCTCGGCATCGAGCGCGTGCGCATTGCGGAGTTCGCATGGAGCCGCATCGAGCCCACGCCGGGGCAATACGATTGGGCGTGGCTCGATCGCGCGGTGGACACGCTCCATCGGGCTGGACTCCAGATCGTCATGTGCACCCCGACGGCCACGCCGCCGAAGTGGCTCGTCGACCGGCACCCCGATATCCTCCCGGTCGGCGCCGATGGGCGCGCGCGCCATTTCGGCTCGCGCCGGCATTACGATTTTTCCTCGCCGTCGTACTACGAAGCCGCGCGCGCGATCTGCACGGCCGTGGCGGCCCACTACGGCAACCATCCCGGCGTGGCGTTCTGGCAAACCGACAACGAATACGGCTGCCATCAGACGGTCGTCAGCTATTCGAACGCAGCCGTGGCGCGATTCCGCGAATGGCTGCGTGCGCGCTACGGAAACGTCGAGGCGCTCAATCGCGCCTGGGGCACCGTATTCTGGAGCATGGAGTATCGCAGCTTCGACGAAATCGACGCGCCCGTCGCGACGGTGACGGAGGCGCATCCCTCGCATCGGCTCGACTATCGCCGTTTTGCATCGGACGAGGTGGCGCGGTTCAACCGCATGCAAGTGGAGATCATCCGCGCCCATTCGCCGGGCCGTCCGATCGCGCACAATTTCATGCAGCTTTTCACGGAGTTCGATCACTATGCGGTGGCGAGCGATCTCGACATCGCCGCGTGGGACAGCTATCCGCTCGGTGCGCTCGAGGAGCAATGGTTCGACGCCGAGGTGAAAGGTCGCTGGCTGCGCACCGGGCATCCCGATTTCGCTTCGTTCAATCATGACGTCTATCGCGGAATGTCGAAGCAACCGTTCTGGGTGATGGAGCAGCAGCCGGGGCCGGTGAATTGGGCGCACTGGAATCCGTCGCCCCTGCCGGGCATGGTGCGGCTTTGGAGCTGGGAAGCGTTCGCGCACGGCGCGGGCTGCGTATCGTATTTCCGCTGGCGGCAGGCGCCATTCGCGCAGGAGCAGATGCACGCGGGCCTCAATACGCCCGACAACCGGCTCGACATGGGCGGCGGCGAGGCCGCGCGCGTGGCAGACGAAATCCGCGCGCTCGACCAGGCGCACGCCGAGGCCCGTGCGAGCGTGCGTGCCCGCGTCGCGCTCGTCTACGATTACCCGGCGAAGTGGCTCTTCGAAATCCATCCGCAAGGCGCGGACTTCCATTACCCGCGCTTCGCGTTCGAGTATTACTCGGCTCTGCGCGCGCTCGGGCTCGACGTGGACGTGGTTCCCGCCGACGCGCCGCTCGACGGATATCGCATGATCGTCGTGCCGCCGCTGCCGATCGTGCCTGACGATTTCGCGGCACGCCTTGCCCGTTCGGGCGCGCAAGTGGTGGTCGGTCCGCGCACGGGCTCGAAGACGGCCGATCTGCAGATTCCCGCGAACCTGCCGCCGGGCCCTCTCGCGCAATGCATGCCGATGCGCGTGTGGCGCGTGGAATCGGTGCGCCCGAGCGTGCGCATGCCGGTTCATTCATCGGAAACGTCACAGGCTGGCGCCACGCCGGCCGGCTACGGCCGCCATTGGCGCGACCTCGTCGAGTTGCGAGACGAGGCCGCGCACGAAGTCGTCGCGCGTTTTGATGACGGCCATCCGGCTTACGTGCGGTTCGGCGCGATGCATTACCTCACGAGCCTTTTCGACGAAGCACTGACGCGCGAATGGTTTGCCGCGATCGCGGCGCGCGCGCAACTCGAGACGATGAGGTTGCCGGACGGCGTGCGCGTGAGCCGACGCGGCGGGCTGACCTATGTGTTCAACTACGAGGACGAGGCCTATCGAATCGACGCAGCCGAAGCAGGGGCGGACGCATTCGTGATCGGTGGGCCGAGTGTGGAGCCGCGGGGCGTAGCGGCTTATCGCAACACTTGA
- a CDS encoding ABC transporter ATP-binding protein, with protein sequence MASISLKGLEKAYGDAAPVVRNVDLDIGESEFCVFLGPSGCGKSTLLRMIAGLEDPSAGEVRIGGRVVNDVPAAERGVAMVFQSYALFPHMTVFENMAFGLKLAKTPKADIERRVREAARILQLDALLDRRPKALSGGQRQRVAIGRAIVREPGVFLFDEPLSNLDATLRGQTRIEIARLHRQFAKASVVYVTHDQTEAMTLADKIVLLHAGKDTTRYGSIAQIGAPLDLYHRPASRFVAGFIGSPRMNFLPAKVVAVDAAGVTVAVARTAEAVRLPLDGTALQAGQPVALGVRPEHLSFVAPTGSADEGGGASVLRLTREIHLIERLGEQTCVHLDEPDGVALIAKVPGDAACRTGERIAIGAPPSACHLFTDDGFAVAPLSSIEHHA encoded by the coding sequence ATGGCGAGCATTTCGTTGAAAGGTCTGGAGAAAGCTTACGGCGACGCGGCGCCCGTCGTGCGCAATGTCGACCTCGATATCGGCGAGAGCGAGTTTTGCGTCTTCCTCGGGCCGTCCGGCTGCGGCAAATCCACGCTGTTGAGGATGATCGCGGGGCTCGAGGACCCGAGCGCGGGCGAGGTGCGCATCGGGGGGCGCGTGGTGAATGACGTGCCGGCCGCGGAGCGCGGCGTAGCCATGGTCTTTCAGAGTTATGCGCTCTTTCCGCACATGACCGTGTTCGAGAACATGGCATTCGGACTCAAGCTCGCCAAGACGCCGAAAGCCGACATCGAGCGCCGCGTGCGCGAGGCGGCCCGCATCCTGCAACTCGACGCGTTGCTCGATCGGCGGCCGAAGGCGCTCTCGGGCGGTCAGCGGCAGCGCGTGGCGATCGGGCGGGCGATCGTACGCGAGCCCGGCGTTTTTCTCTTCGACGAACCCCTTTCGAACCTGGATGCGACGCTGCGCGGCCAAACGCGCATCGAGATCGCGCGGTTGCATCGCCAATTCGCAAAAGCGAGCGTCGTATACGTCACGCACGATCAGACCGAGGCGATGACGCTTGCCGACAAGATCGTCTTGCTGCATGCGGGCAAAGACACGACACGTTACGGCAGCATCGCGCAGATCGGTGCGCCGCTCGATCTTTACCATCGCCCCGCGAGCCGGTTCGTGGCGGGCTTCATCGGCTCGCCGCGCATGAATTTTCTGCCCGCGAAGGTCGTTGCCGTCGACGCGGCGGGCGTCACGGTCGCCGTCGCGCGCACGGCGGAGGCAGTGCGGCTGCCGCTCGACGGCACGGCGTTGCAGGCGGGGCAGCCCGTGGCCTTGGGCGTGCGGCCCGAGCATCTGTCGTTCGTCGCCCCGACGGGGAGCGCGGACGAGGGTGGCGGCGCATCGGTGCTCCGGCTTACGCGCGAGATCCATCTGATCGAGCGGCTCGGCGAGCAGACCTGCGTTCATCTCGACGAGCCGGACGGCGTCGCGCTGATCGCCAAGGTGCCGGGCGATGCCGCCTGCCGCACCGGCGAGCGCATCGCAATCGGCGCCCCGCCAAGCGCCTGCCATCTGTTTACGGACGACGGCTTCGCCGTTGCACCGCTTTCATCGATCGAACATCACGCATAA